A window of Garra rufa chromosome 16, GarRuf1.0, whole genome shotgun sequence contains these coding sequences:
- the timm8a gene encoding mitochondrial import inner membrane translocase subunit Tim8 A, with protein sequence MDNQGVTADPQLQQFIEIESQKQRFQQLVHQMTEVCWEKCMDKPGPKLDSRTEVCFVNCVERFIDTSQFILNRLEQTQRSRGSFSETMTD encoded by the exons ATGGATAATCAAGGAGTCACGGCAGACCCTCAACTGCAGCAGTTTATCGAGATCGAGTCTCAAAAGCAGAGGTTTCAGCAGCTGGTTCATCAGATGACAGAAGTCTGCtgg GAGAAGTGTATGGATAAGCCTGGCCCGAAGCTTGACTCCAGGACAGAGGTGTGTTTTGTAAACTGCGTGGAGCGATTTATCGATACAAGTCAGTTCATCCTCAACAGACTAGAGCAAACTCAGAGAAGTAGAGGAAGCTTCTCTGAGACCATGACAGACTAG
- the uqcrq gene encoding cytochrome b-c1 complex subunit 8 encodes MGRHFGDLAKIRHVVTYSISPFEQRAFPNYFAKGIPNVWRRFKTSVFKVAPPMILMYLTYTWGNSVHEQTKRKNPADYENDK; translated from the exons ATGGGTCGCCACTTTGGAGATTTGGCCAAGATACGGCATGTGGTCACCTACAGTATTTCTCCCTTTGAGCAGAGGGCCTTCCCAAACTACTTTGCTAAGGGAATCCCAAATGTGTGGAGACGCTTCAAAACATCTGTATTCAAGGTTGCACCAC CTATGATTCTGATGTACCTGACCTACACATGGGGCAATAGTGTTCATGAGCAGACCAAAAGAAAGAACCCTGCAGACTATGAGAATGACAAGTGA
- the gsr gene encoding glutathione reductase, mitochondrial isoform X2 — MFTMYSRRISATGIFVTAALHRLFGRSMASESVTRFDFLVIGGGSGGLAGARRAAELGATAAVIESHKLGGTCVNVGCVPKKVMWNASTHAEFLHDHEDYGFQGAKAHFNWQLIKRKRDAYVSRLNQIYRNNLDKGKIESIHGYARFTDDAEPTVEVNGKKYTAPHILIATGGHPSTVSEDDIPGASLGITSDGFFELESCPKRSVIVGAGYIAVEMAGILSTLGSKTSIIIRQGGVLRNFDALISSNCTKELQNHGIDLRKNTQVKSVQKTDKGVSVTLVTKDPDDKDAQEKSDTIHEVDCLLWAIGREPNTAGLNLSSIGVKLDEKGHIVVDEFQNTTRAGVYAVGDVCGRALLTPVAIAAGRKLAHRLFEGKADSKIDYNNIPTVVFSHPPIGTVGLTEDEAIKTWGKDNVKVYTTSFTPMYYAMTTKKSQCIMKLVCAGQNEKVVGLHMQGFGCDEMLQGFAVAVNMGATKEDFDRTIAIHPTSSEELVTLR; from the exons atgtttaCGATGTACAGCAGAAGGATTTCCGCTACAGGTATTTTTGTAACGGCTGCACTTCATCG ACTCTTCGGTCGCAGCATGGCCTCTGAATCCGTCACGCGTTTTGATTTTTTGGTGATTGGCGGAGGATCCGGAGGGCTGGCCGGTGCGCGGCGGGCGGCTGAACTCGGTGCCACTGCAGCCGTGATCGAGAGTCACAAACTCGGAGGTACCTGC GTGAATGTTGGTTGTGTTCCTAAAAag GTTATGTGGAATGCATCCACCCATGCAGAGTTTCTTCATGATCATGAAGACTATGGATTTCAGGGAGCAAAAGCACATTTCAACTGGCA ACTCATTAAACGCAAGAGGGATGCTTACGTTAGTCGCCTGAATCAAATTTACCGGAATAACCTTGACAAG GGCAAAATTGAGTCCATTCATGGCTACGCAAGGTTCACAGATGATGCTGAACCCACTGTCGAAGTTAATGGAAAGAAATACACAGCTCCTCATATCTTAATCGCCACTGGCGGCCACCCGTCCACTGTCAGTGAGGATGATATTCCAG GAGCCAGTTTGGGTATTACTAGTGATGGATTCTTTGAACTCGAGTCTTGCCCTAA ACGTAGCGTGATAGTTGGGGCAGGATATATTGCTGTGGAGATGGCTGGGATCCTTTCCACTCTAGGGTCCAAAACGTCCATCATTATACGACAAGGAGGG GTACTGAGAAACTTCGATGCCTTGATAAGCTCAAATTGCACCAAAGAATTGCAAAATCATGGTATTGACTTACGGAAAAACACTCAG GTGAAGTCAGTGCAGAAGACTGACAAAGGCGTTTCTGTTACGCTGGTGACAAAAGACCCTGACGACAAAGACGCACAGGAGAAGAGCGACACCATCCATGAGGTGGATTGTCTGCTCTGGGCTATTGGCAGGGAACCCAACACCGCTGGACTTAATCTCAGTTCAATA GGTGTGAAGCTTGATGAAAAGGGACATATCGTGGTGGATGAGTTCCAGAACACTACACGTGCAGGTGTCTATGCAGTTGGAGATGTTTGTGGGAGAGCTCTTCTTACACCTG TTGCTATTGCTGCTGGCAGAAAGCTTGCTCATCGGCTGTTTGAAGGCAAAGCAGACTccaaaatcgattataataacATCCCTACCGTTGTGTTCAGCCACCCACCTATTGGTACAGTGGGACTAACTGAAG ATGAAGCAATCAAGACATGGGGAAAGGACAATGTGAAGGTTTATACCACTTCTTTCACTCCCATGTATTATGCCATGACCACTAAAAAGAGTCAGTGCATCATGAAGTTGGTGTGTGCTGGCCAAAATGAGAAG GTGGTTGGTCTTCATATGCAGGGTTTTGGCTGTGATGAAATGCTTCAGGGTTTTGCTGTGGCCGTTAACATGGGAGCTACTAAAGAAGACTTTGACAGGACCATCGCCATCCACCCGACATCCTCAGAGGAGCTAGTAACACTGCGCTAA
- the gsr gene encoding glutathione reductase, mitochondrial isoform X1 — MEILRPVVRLRASFLTLGRSLSSSRRLFGRSMASESVTRFDFLVIGGGSGGLAGARRAAELGATAAVIESHKLGGTCVNVGCVPKKVMWNASTHAEFLHDHEDYGFQGAKAHFNWQLIKRKRDAYVSRLNQIYRNNLDKGKIESIHGYARFTDDAEPTVEVNGKKYTAPHILIATGGHPSTVSEDDIPGASLGITSDGFFELESCPKRSVIVGAGYIAVEMAGILSTLGSKTSIIIRQGGVLRNFDALISSNCTKELQNHGIDLRKNTQVKSVQKTDKGVSVTLVTKDPDDKDAQEKSDTIHEVDCLLWAIGREPNTAGLNLSSIGVKLDEKGHIVVDEFQNTTRAGVYAVGDVCGRALLTPVAIAAGRKLAHRLFEGKADSKIDYNNIPTVVFSHPPIGTVGLTEDEAIKTWGKDNVKVYTTSFTPMYYAMTTKKSQCIMKLVCAGQNEKVVGLHMQGFGCDEMLQGFAVAVNMGATKEDFDRTIAIHPTSSEELVTLR, encoded by the exons ATGGAGATATTAAGGCCAGTGGTTCGACTGCGAGCGTCTTTTCTTACTCTTGGACGTTCGCTGTCATCTTCTCGTAGACTCTTCGGTCGCAGCATGGCCTCTGAATCCGTCACGCGTTTTGATTTTTTGGTGATTGGCGGAGGATCCGGAGGGCTGGCCGGTGCGCGGCGGGCGGCTGAACTCGGTGCCACTGCAGCCGTGATCGAGAGTCACAAACTCGGAGGTACCTGC GTGAATGTTGGTTGTGTTCCTAAAAag GTTATGTGGAATGCATCCACCCATGCAGAGTTTCTTCATGATCATGAAGACTATGGATTTCAGGGAGCAAAAGCACATTTCAACTGGCA ACTCATTAAACGCAAGAGGGATGCTTACGTTAGTCGCCTGAATCAAATTTACCGGAATAACCTTGACAAG GGCAAAATTGAGTCCATTCATGGCTACGCAAGGTTCACAGATGATGCTGAACCCACTGTCGAAGTTAATGGAAAGAAATACACAGCTCCTCATATCTTAATCGCCACTGGCGGCCACCCGTCCACTGTCAGTGAGGATGATATTCCAG GAGCCAGTTTGGGTATTACTAGTGATGGATTCTTTGAACTCGAGTCTTGCCCTAA ACGTAGCGTGATAGTTGGGGCAGGATATATTGCTGTGGAGATGGCTGGGATCCTTTCCACTCTAGGGTCCAAAACGTCCATCATTATACGACAAGGAGGG GTACTGAGAAACTTCGATGCCTTGATAAGCTCAAATTGCACCAAAGAATTGCAAAATCATGGTATTGACTTACGGAAAAACACTCAG GTGAAGTCAGTGCAGAAGACTGACAAAGGCGTTTCTGTTACGCTGGTGACAAAAGACCCTGACGACAAAGACGCACAGGAGAAGAGCGACACCATCCATGAGGTGGATTGTCTGCTCTGGGCTATTGGCAGGGAACCCAACACCGCTGGACTTAATCTCAGTTCAATA GGTGTGAAGCTTGATGAAAAGGGACATATCGTGGTGGATGAGTTCCAGAACACTACACGTGCAGGTGTCTATGCAGTTGGAGATGTTTGTGGGAGAGCTCTTCTTACACCTG TTGCTATTGCTGCTGGCAGAAAGCTTGCTCATCGGCTGTTTGAAGGCAAAGCAGACTccaaaatcgattataataacATCCCTACCGTTGTGTTCAGCCACCCACCTATTGGTACAGTGGGACTAACTGAAG ATGAAGCAATCAAGACATGGGGAAAGGACAATGTGAAGGTTTATACCACTTCTTTCACTCCCATGTATTATGCCATGACCACTAAAAAGAGTCAGTGCATCATGAAGTTGGTGTGTGCTGGCCAAAATGAGAAG GTGGTTGGTCTTCATATGCAGGGTTTTGGCTGTGATGAAATGCTTCAGGGTTTTGCTGTGGCCGTTAACATGGGAGCTACTAAAGAAGACTTTGACAGGACCATCGCCATCCACCCGACATCCTCAGAGGAGCTAGTAACACTGCGCTAA
- the hnrnpa0l gene encoding heterogeneous nuclear ribonucleoprotein A0, like, whose translation MTNQLCKLFVGGLNVQTTDEGLRAHFEQYGQLTDCVVVMNQPLQRSRCFGFVTYSSTEEADAAMAARPHVVDGNNVDLKRAVAREDAGKPEALAKVKKIFVGGLKDDIEDEHLQDYFSQFGSIEKAQVITDKDTGKKRGFGFVYFEDNDSADKAVVMKFHMISGHKVEVKKALTKQEMQATGGRGGRGGRGMGRGSGGYGGGRGGYYSDYGYQNGGYGNDGNYESQSSYGGGYSDQMSSGYGNGNGYSDFGEGYGQQASGYGAMKAGYYSGRSSGPYPRGGGGGGSGGYGGRGAYGGY comes from the coding sequence ATGACTAACCAGCTTTGTAAACTGTTTGTTGGCGGCCTGAACGTCCAAACTACCGATGAAGGCTTGCGGGCACATTTCGAACAATACGGACAGCTAACCGACTGCGTAGTGGTGATGAACCAGCCACTGCAGCGCTCCCGGTGTTTCGGCTTTGTAACGTACTCGAGCACTGAGGAAGCGGACGCCGCCATGGCGGCTAGGCCTCATGTCGTGGACGGCAACAACGTGGATCTGAAGCGAGCGGTGGCCCGGGAAGACGCCGGTAAGCCAGAAGCGCTAGCTAAAGTCAAGAAAATATTTGTCGGGGGACTGAAAGACGACATCGAGGACGAACACCTCCAAGATTATTTCTCCCAGTTCGGCTCCATCGAAAAGGCTCAGGTCATCACCGACAAAGACACTGGGAAAAAGCGAGGCTTCGGTTTTGTTTACTTCGAAGACAACGACTCCGCCGATAAAGCCGTCGTGATGAAGTTCCACATGATCAGCGGACACAAGGTGGAGGTGAAGAAGGCGCTCACCAAACAAGAGATGCAAGCTACCGGCGGTCGCGGCGGCAGGGGAGGCCGAGGAATGGGCCGGGGCAGCGGCGGCTATGGCGGCGGAAGGGGCGGTTACTATAGCGATTACGGCTACCAGAACGGCGGATACGGTAACGATGGCAACTACGAAAGCCAAAGTAGCTACGGAGGCGGCTACAGCGACCAGATGTCCAGTGGATACGGCAACGGGAACGGCTACAGTGACTTCGGCGAGGGTTATGGACAGCAGGCTTCTGGTTATGGCGCTATGAAAGCCGGCTACTATTCCGGCAGGAGCAGTGGGCCCTACCCACGCGGAGGCGGAGGCGGTGGTAGTGGTGGATATGGAGGAAGAGGAGCCTATGGTGGATATTAG
- the hnrnpa0b gene encoding heterogeneous nuclear ribonucleoprotein A0b yields MSGMEQLCKLFVGGLNVQTTNDGLRAHFEQYGKLTDCVVVQNDQLQRSRCFGFVTYSTSEEADAAMAARPHVVDGKTVELKRAVAREDAGKPEALAKVKKIFVGGLKEDIEENTLTEYFSQFGMIEKSEVITDKDTGKKRGFGFVHFEDNDSADKAVVLKFHMINGHKVEVKKALTKQEIQAAGGARGGRGRGGGRGMGRNQNGFGGGRGGYGGYGGGYGGGYGSSDGGYGGGYGSGGYGGGYGGGYGGGYGDQMGSYGGGNGYSDFGSGYGQQSSGYGPMKGANAYAGRSGAPYPRGGGGGGSSGAGYGRGGYGSY; encoded by the coding sequence ATGTCAGGAATGGAGCAGCTTTGCAAACTTTTCGTTGGCGGCCTGAACGTCCAAACAACTAACGATGGCCTACGCGCTCATTTTGAACAGTACGGTAAACTAACGGACTGCGTGGTGGTCCAAAACGACCAACTTCAGCGGTCTCGTTGTTTCGGCTTCGTAACCTACTCCACCTCAGAGGAGGCTGATGCAGCAATGGCCGCCAGGCCACATGTGGTAGACGGTAAAACCGTGGAGCTGAAGAGAGCCGTGGCTCGAGAAGACGCCGGGAAGCCCGAAGCTCTTGCCAAAGTCAAGAAGATATTCGTCGGGGGTCTAAAAGAAGACATCGAGGAAAACACCCTCACCGAGTATTTCTCGCAGTTCGGCATGATTGAGAAATCCGAAGTCATCACCGACAAAGACACCGGCAAGAAACGTGGGTTCGGCTTTGTTCACTTCGAAGACAATGACTCAGCCGACAAAGCCGTCGTGCTCAAGTTCCACATGATCAACGGACACAAAGTGGAGGTCAAGAAAGCGCTCACGAAGCAAGAGATCCAGGCCGCCGGTGGAGCTCGGGGCGGCAGGgggagaggaggaggaagaggtaTGGGCCGTAATCAAAATGGCTTCGGCGGCGGGAGAGGAGGCTACGGCGGCTACGGGGGTGGTTATGGCGGAGGCTACGGCAGCAGTGATGGCGGCTACGGCGGCGGCTATGGAAGCGGTGGCTACGGAGGAGGCTACGGGGGTGGATACGGAGGAGGCTACGGCGACCAGATGGGAAGCTATGGCGGTGGTAACGGTTACAGTGACTTTGGCAGCGGATACGGCCAGCAGTCCTCCGGCTACGGCCCCATGAAAGGAGCTAACGCGTATGCCGGCAGAAGCGGAGCCCCTTACCCCCGTGGCGGCGGCGGCGGCGGCAGCAGCGGAGCTGGTTACGGCAGAGGTGGCTATGGAAGCTACTAA
- the spdl1 gene encoding protein Spindly isoform X2, translating into MSDLEDEIKVLRRKVQEGEEALQRAGQYGLQLLDDKMDMHNKLEEQRIEMSNVIEVLEQEKYSLQREVELKARMLESLRSEFDLVKNQQKHQMEQQQTLLERNHALELSDLKNKLEKVKTDFEEAQLAEKQMRHKLDQQSEVLNSKTEELRVLTERAHETMSSEILELQMQKIDMESAMETLEQELQEARYKEEQLHLANTTLQRQLERLTEEKEEREKEAVSCYNALEASREANQDLQIQLEQVLQQAQDPNSKGNSLFSEVEDKRAEMERQLNSMKRQHESLHKQHALTKQHMHRMKMQIATLMQLQGNRADPAQLERLQFMLSDKNNEIESLMMKVRELEKEKMTVKDQHPPAPSKEGELMDETYYTDLLKMQLSNSKKDAGKLKDELSMARMKALSESQRVLELERKLYGTEQALKQRHSDNMRLQVKLEELKMKYTPNELNKAQVQKRRREKFPVAQEEKSAPSKEETATMDTEPSKGSSENTEEKTLSHPVEKPVVIPLQPAQPTEPNPVMPRESKSVRICEDPPVCIPDAPRSPVSDSNSKNEDQTHQSSEEEENWRNERKKKKYQQPTHVNSEKTMANECAQQ; encoded by the exons ATGTCAGATCTGGAAGATGAGATTAAAGTGTTGCGGCGGAAGGTCCAGGAAGGAGAAGAGGCTCTTCAGAGAGCTGGACAGTATGGACTTCAACTCTTGGATGACAAAATGGACATGCACAACAAATTGGAGGAACAACGAATCGAGATGTCCAATGTCATTGAG GTCCTGGAACAAGAGAAATACTCCTTACAAAGGGAAGTTGAGTTAAAGGCCCGGATGCTGGAGAGTCTGCGATCAGAATTTGATCTCGTCAAAAACCAACAGAAGCATCAAATGGAGCAGCAGCAAACTCTGCTGGAGAGGAACCATGCTCTTGAGCTCAGTGATTTAAAGAATAAG TTGGAAAAAGTGAAGACAGATTTTGAGGAGGCTCAACTTGCTGAGAAGCAGATGAGACACAAGCTGGACCAGCAGTCTGAAGTACTAAACAGCAAAACTGAAGAACTTCGTGTCCTTACAGAACGTGCACATGAAACGATGTCCTCAGAGATCCTTGAGCTGCAAATGCAGAAGATAGATATGGAGTCAGCAATG GAAACTTTGGAACAGGAGCTTCAAGAGGCACGATACAAAGAAGAGCAACTACATTTGGCCAACACAACCCTCCAGAGACAACTAGAGAGACTCACAGAAGagaaggaagagagagagaaagaggcagTGTCCTGCTACAATGCTTTGGAGGCAT CTCGTGAAGCCAACCAAGACCTTCAAATCCAGCTGGAACAGGTGTTGCAGCAGGCACAAGATCCAAACAGCAAAGGCAATTCTTTGTTTTCTGAG GTAGAGGACAAGAGAGCAGAGATGGAGCGGCAACTGAACAGCATGAAACGACAGCACGAGTCTCTACACAAGCAGCATGCTCTCACCAAACAACATATGCACCGCATGAAG ATGCAGATAGCCACACTTATGCAGCTCCAGGGCAACAGGGCTGACCCAGCACAGCTTGAACGATTGCAATTCATGTTATCTGACAAAAACAATGAGATAGAAAGCCTGATGATGAAAGTAAGAGAACTGGAGAAAGAGAAG ATGACTGTTAAAGACCAGCATCCACCTGCCCCCTCTAAAGAAGGCGAGCTTATGGATGAAACTTATTATACAGATCTATTAAAAATGCAACTTTCAAATTCAAA GAAGGATGCAGGGAAACTGAAGGACGAGTTGTCCATGGCAAGAATGAAGGCTCTCTCTGAAAGCCAGAGAGTGTTGGAGTTGGAGAGGAAACTCTATGGCACAGAGCAAGCACTCAAACAAAGACACAGTGATAATATGAGGCTCCAAGTCAAGCTTGAAGAGCTTAAGATGAAGTATACACCTAATG AGTTGAACAAAGCACAAGTACAGAAACGCCGCCGGGAGAAGTTTCCTGTAGCTCAGGAGGAAAAGTCAGCACCTAGTAAAGAGGAAACTGCAACCATGGATACTGAGCCAAGCAAGGGCTCGAGTGAAAATACAGAGGAGAAAACCCTCAGTCATCCTGTTGAAAAGCCGGTTGTGATCCCGTTGCAGCCTGCACAACCCACAGAACCCAACCCCGTCATGCCCCGCGAAAGCAAGTCTGTCAGAATCTGTGAGGATCCACCAGTCTGCATTCCTGATGCGCCCAG GTCTCCTGTAAGTGACTCCAATAGCAAGAATGAGGATCAAACTCATCAAAGCAGTGAAGAGGAGGAGAACTGGAGAAATGAAAGGAAGAAGAAAAAGTACCAACAACCCACTCATGTTAACTCAGAAAAAACTATGGCAAATGAGTGTGCTCAACAGTAG
- the spdl1 gene encoding protein Spindly isoform X1, with product MSDLEDEIKVLRRKVQEGEEALQRAGQYGLQLLDDKMDMHNKLEEQRIEMSNVIEVLEQEKYSLQREVELKARMLESLRSEFDLVKNQQKHQMEQQQTLLERNHALELSDLKNKLEKVKTDFEEAQLAEKQMRHKLDQQSEVLNSKTEELRVLTERAHETMSSEILELQMQKIDMESAMETLEQELQEARYKEEQLHLANTTLQRQLERLTEEKEEREKEAVSCYNALEASREANQDLQIQLEQVLQQAQDPNSKGNSLFSEVEDKRAEMERQLNSMKRQHESLHKQHALTKQHMHRMKMQIATLMQLQGNRADPAQLERLQFMLSDKNNEIESLMMKVRELEKEKMTVKDQHPPAPSKEGELMDETYYTDLLKMQLSNSKKDAGKLKDELSMARMKALSESQRVLELERKLYGTEQALKQRHSDNMRLQVKLEELKMKYTPNELNKAQVQKRRREKFPVAQEEKSAPSKEETATMDTEPSKGSSENTEEKTLSHPVEKPVVIPLQPAQPTEPNPVMPRESKSVRICEDPPVCIPDAPRSVPTSACQPFSFLLRCVNFTVFVIFLFLGFMRTLTPRPSLPALPLPLRNPVARRNFF from the exons ATGTCAGATCTGGAAGATGAGATTAAAGTGTTGCGGCGGAAGGTCCAGGAAGGAGAAGAGGCTCTTCAGAGAGCTGGACAGTATGGACTTCAACTCTTGGATGACAAAATGGACATGCACAACAAATTGGAGGAACAACGAATCGAGATGTCCAATGTCATTGAG GTCCTGGAACAAGAGAAATACTCCTTACAAAGGGAAGTTGAGTTAAAGGCCCGGATGCTGGAGAGTCTGCGATCAGAATTTGATCTCGTCAAAAACCAACAGAAGCATCAAATGGAGCAGCAGCAAACTCTGCTGGAGAGGAACCATGCTCTTGAGCTCAGTGATTTAAAGAATAAG TTGGAAAAAGTGAAGACAGATTTTGAGGAGGCTCAACTTGCTGAGAAGCAGATGAGACACAAGCTGGACCAGCAGTCTGAAGTACTAAACAGCAAAACTGAAGAACTTCGTGTCCTTACAGAACGTGCACATGAAACGATGTCCTCAGAGATCCTTGAGCTGCAAATGCAGAAGATAGATATGGAGTCAGCAATG GAAACTTTGGAACAGGAGCTTCAAGAGGCACGATACAAAGAAGAGCAACTACATTTGGCCAACACAACCCTCCAGAGACAACTAGAGAGACTCACAGAAGagaaggaagagagagagaaagaggcagTGTCCTGCTACAATGCTTTGGAGGCAT CTCGTGAAGCCAACCAAGACCTTCAAATCCAGCTGGAACAGGTGTTGCAGCAGGCACAAGATCCAAACAGCAAAGGCAATTCTTTGTTTTCTGAG GTAGAGGACAAGAGAGCAGAGATGGAGCGGCAACTGAACAGCATGAAACGACAGCACGAGTCTCTACACAAGCAGCATGCTCTCACCAAACAACATATGCACCGCATGAAG ATGCAGATAGCCACACTTATGCAGCTCCAGGGCAACAGGGCTGACCCAGCACAGCTTGAACGATTGCAATTCATGTTATCTGACAAAAACAATGAGATAGAAAGCCTGATGATGAAAGTAAGAGAACTGGAGAAAGAGAAG ATGACTGTTAAAGACCAGCATCCACCTGCCCCCTCTAAAGAAGGCGAGCTTATGGATGAAACTTATTATACAGATCTATTAAAAATGCAACTTTCAAATTCAAA GAAGGATGCAGGGAAACTGAAGGACGAGTTGTCCATGGCAAGAATGAAGGCTCTCTCTGAAAGCCAGAGAGTGTTGGAGTTGGAGAGGAAACTCTATGGCACAGAGCAAGCACTCAAACAAAGACACAGTGATAATATGAGGCTCCAAGTCAAGCTTGAAGAGCTTAAGATGAAGTATACACCTAATG AGTTGAACAAAGCACAAGTACAGAAACGCCGCCGGGAGAAGTTTCCTGTAGCTCAGGAGGAAAAGTCAGCACCTAGTAAAGAGGAAACTGCAACCATGGATACTGAGCCAAGCAAGGGCTCGAGTGAAAATACAGAGGAGAAAACCCTCAGTCATCCTGTTGAAAAGCCGGTTGTGATCCCGTTGCAGCCTGCACAACCCACAGAACCCAACCCCGTCATGCCCCGCGAAAGCAAGTCTGTCAGAATCTGTGAGGATCCACCAGTCTGCATTCCTGATGCGCCCAGGTCAGTGCCAACCTCTGCATGCCAACCCTTCTCCTTTCTGCTGCGCTGTGTCAACTTTACAGTCTTTGTCATCTTCCTCTTCCTGGGTTTTATGAGAACTCTCACTCCTCGACCGTCACTTCCCGCTCTACCGCTGCCTCTCAGGAATCCTGTAGCTCGGAGGAACTTTTTTTGA
- the sil1 gene encoding nucleotide exchange factor SIL1 → MMIRRIMQKKWRLGLSVVFWLVSLHLICAHNVKSPTALTIKEDSDDHSKGEETLLEDEDSEDLEVFRPTDKWQTLKPGQAVPAGSHVRLNLQTGQREVKMGEEEGLKHWRDGNRQGMMNMESPSFTAEELKEALKKFKEGMDDIVDTKQDEDAVRAQFRPIEELKKDMEALDMLVETDVQVMRRLLNQFNNTNSTTEEKVTALHDLEYLVHQVDNAQNLVSMGGMQLIINALNSTDIRLQESAAFVLGSAVSSNPSVQVVAIEGGALQKLLTLLATQRPVTVKKKVLFAVASLLRHFPFAQIHFLKLGGVHVLSELFQTPGTESLRVRIITVLYDMIIEKELILQVGMDLIPDASHQERLRQYAEVSLLPVLVEKGWCSLVPELLASPEHDYREKALRTLLAMMAQCQTQYKQNPVLTASLSELQKQYQELVLTEQDVGEQDGYFGEILALVDSMVVKIQQV, encoded by the exons ATGATGATCAGACGTATAATGCAAAAGAAGTGGAGACTTGGACTGTCAGTTGTCTTCTGGCTTGTCAGTCTTCATCTCATATGTGCCCACAATGTGAAG TCACCAACAGCCCTGACTATCAAAGAAGACTCTGATGATCATAGCAAGGGTGAAGAGACACTTTTAGAGGATgaggattctgaagatctggaggTGTTTAGACCCACAGACAAGTGGCAAACTCTCAAACCAG GTCAAGCAGTTCCAGCAGGTTCTCATGTCAGATTGAATCTTCAGACAGGCCAAAGAGAGGTCAAAATGGGAGAGGAAGAAGGTCTCAAACACTGGAGAGATGGGAATAG GCAGGGGATGATGAACATGGAAAGCCCTTCATTCACAGCTGAGGAGTTAAAAGAGGCCttgaaaaagtttaaagaagGAATGGATGATATTGTGGACACAAAACAA GACGAAGATGCAGTTAGGGCCCAATTTCGCCCCATCGAAGAGCTGAAAAAAGACATGGAGGCACTCGACATGCTTGTGGAGACTGATGTTCAAGTTATGAGGAGGCTTTTAAACCAGTTTAATAATACTAACAGCACaactgaggaaaaagtcacagcTCTTCATGACTTGGAGTACCTTGTGCACCAG GTAGATAATGCACAGAATTTGGTGTCAATGGGAGGAATGCAACTGATTATAAATGCTTTAAATAGTACAGACATTCGTCTCCAGGAGAGTGCTGCGTTTGTGCTTGGATCAGCTGTTTCAAG TAATCCATCAGTGCAAGTTGTGGCAATAGAAGGCGGAGCGTTACAGAAGCTGTTGACTTTGCTTGCCACCCAGCGACCAGTAACAGTAAAGAAAAAG GTGTTATTTGCTGTGGCCTCACTTCTGCGTCACTTCCCGTTTGCACAAATTCACTTTCTGAAGCTTGGAGGTGTGCATGTGCTTAGTGAACTGTTTCAAACACCAGGGACAGAATCCCTGCGTGTGAGAATCATCACAGTTCTCTATGATATGATCATTGAAAAG GAGTTGATATTGCAGGTGGGAATGGACCTTATACCAGATGCCTCTCACCAGGAACGTTTGCGACAGTACGCCGAAGTCTCCCTCCTTCCCGTGTTGGTGGAGAAGGGGTGGTGCAGCCTGGTGCCTGAGCTTTTAGCGTCACCTGAGCATGACTACAGAGAGAAGGCTCTGCGCACTCTGCTTGCCATGATGGCTCAATGTCAAACTCAATATAAACAGAATCCCGTATTGACAGCCTCTCTTAGTGAACTGCAAAAACAGTATCAAGAACTGGTGCTCACAGAGCAGGACGTAGGGGAGCAGGACGGTTATTTTGGAGAGATCCTGGCACTTGTGGACTCTATGGTGGTTAAAATCCAACAGGTATGA